The following coding sequences lie in one Halogeometricum rufum genomic window:
- a CDS encoding DUF2070 family protein, whose protein sequence is MTATQSDLAGLSRFIFRAPSWYTSLAFAVLIAAMAGVAAFDSGESMRTWRGLFFLGKDAWEGIFFIGVPTVVAAFGTSGVDRFVGGTLTPNRSSLLALVCEVLIVAIVTLAAIVSVFTGLGQRFVFDALVVALASVFAFRLLVVMAVSRSSLLVAAIPASIQTLAAAVLLFIYSGTLTFMSVGGPILDAYLIPYLARADHAPSELSTVSPDHFLLLGLTCAVYAFGVYVFIVVVDRPWRRSLGVSVLDFLRGFVGHIAEGTDELEEFFEQLGEKAIVPVTVLAFRSSVGEKARFILPMIHPGPMGEIGGGNFPERVATRSDGLAFPPHATAGHDFNLVTEREVDTILEAADAAYDRIEYGSEATQSVQVQSGEAKMLGQAFGDDALLVSTYAPEFADDVEYAVGLSAAAEARTAGLDDVLLVDAHNSNNGLDGPDLGHVTPGSKRSFDMITAAGLAGEHLSAAARGDLSMGVAWDRTEWEPTDGIGPLGIRVAVTEVAGQRTAYVLVDGNNMEPGLRDAIVADLTEGEESLVDVAEAMTTDTHIVNTVEADNQVGAAIDQGELRRLVADLTREAVRDVEPVEAGMAVERTEVTVFGNDRTETLASHANAVVAMGGAFAVSIILAAMAVSVLIFLFA, encoded by the coding sequence ATGACTGCCACTCAGAGCGATTTGGCGGGGCTGTCGCGGTTCATCTTCCGCGCGCCGAGCTGGTACACCAGCCTCGCCTTCGCAGTCCTCATCGCGGCGATGGCCGGCGTCGCCGCGTTCGATTCCGGCGAGTCGATGCGGACGTGGCGCGGCCTGTTCTTCCTCGGAAAGGACGCCTGGGAGGGCATCTTCTTCATCGGCGTGCCGACCGTCGTCGCCGCGTTCGGCACCTCCGGCGTGGACCGCTTCGTCGGCGGGACGCTCACGCCGAACCGGTCGTCGCTGCTCGCACTCGTCTGCGAGGTACTCATCGTCGCCATCGTCACCCTCGCGGCCATCGTCTCGGTGTTCACCGGCCTCGGTCAGCGGTTCGTCTTCGACGCCCTCGTCGTCGCCCTCGCGTCGGTGTTCGCCTTCCGACTCCTCGTCGTGATGGCCGTCTCGCGGTCCTCGCTGCTCGTCGCGGCGATACCGGCGAGCATCCAGACGCTCGCGGCGGCGGTGTTACTGTTCATCTACAGCGGGACGCTCACCTTCATGTCCGTGGGCGGACCCATCCTCGACGCCTACCTGATTCCGTACCTCGCGCGCGCGGACCACGCCCCGTCGGAACTCTCGACCGTCTCGCCGGACCACTTCCTCCTCCTCGGCCTGACGTGCGCCGTCTACGCCTTCGGCGTCTACGTGTTCATCGTCGTCGTGGACCGCCCGTGGCGCAGAAGCCTCGGCGTCTCGGTCCTCGACTTCCTCCGCGGGTTCGTCGGCCACATCGCCGAGGGGACCGACGAGCTAGAGGAGTTCTTCGAGCAACTCGGCGAGAAGGCCATCGTCCCCGTCACCGTCCTCGCGTTCCGGTCCAGCGTCGGCGAGAAGGCCCGCTTCATCCTCCCGATGATACACCCCGGGCCGATGGGCGAAATCGGCGGCGGCAACTTCCCGGAACGCGTCGCCACCCGCTCGGACGGGCTGGCGTTCCCCCCGCACGCCACCGCCGGCCACGACTTCAACCTCGTCACCGAACGCGAAGTCGACACCATCCTCGAAGCCGCGGACGCCGCGTACGACAGAATCGAGTACGGGTCGGAGGCGACCCAGAGCGTGCAGGTGCAGTCGGGCGAGGCGAAGATGCTGGGGCAGGCGTTCGGCGACGACGCCCTCCTTGTCTCGACGTACGCGCCCGAGTTCGCCGACGACGTGGAGTACGCCGTCGGCCTCTCGGCGGCGGCGGAGGCGCGGACGGCCGGACTCGACGACGTCCTCCTCGTCGACGCCCACAACAGCAACAACGGACTCGACGGCCCGGACCTCGGCCACGTCACGCCGGGGTCCAAGCGGTCGTTCGACATGATAACCGCCGCCGGCCTCGCGGGCGAACACCTCTCGGCGGCCGCCCGCGGCGACCTCTCGATGGGCGTCGCGTGGGACCGGACGGAGTGGGAACCGACCGACGGCATCGGACCCCTCGGCATCCGCGTCGCCGTCACCGAAGTCGCCGGCCAGCGGACGGCGTACGTCCTCGTCGACGGGAACAACATGGAACCCGGCCTCCGGGACGCCATCGTCGCGGACCTGACCGAGGGCGAGGAGTCGCTCGTCGACGTGGCCGAGGCGATGACGACGGACACCCACATCGTCAACACCGTCGAGGCGGACAACCAGGTCGGCGCGGCCATCGACCAGGGGGAACTCCGCCGCCTCGTCGCGGACCTCACCCGGGAGGCGGTACGCGACGTCGAACCCGTCGAGGCGGGGATGGCCGTCGAGCGAACCGAGGTGACCGTGTTCGGCAACGACCGGACCGAGACGCTCGCCAGTCACGCCAACGCCGTCGTCGCCATGGGCGGCGCGTTCGCCGTCTCCATCATCCTCGCGGCGATGGCGGTGAGCGTCCTCATCTTCCTGTTCGCCTGA
- a CDS encoding ZIP family metal transporter, whose translation MIADQFSALFGTNPVVHGLVGGLVIAGLNLLGASLVFVWRNPSDRAMDGALGFAAGVMLAASFTSLIIPGIETYSNGNPLPVLFGVALGALFLDRSDVLVPHAHFLLSGRRRADAANPGDDLPVDDERLAGVVLFILAITLHNMPEGLAVGVGFGSGDLSTAIPLMLAIGIQNIPEGLAVSVAAINAGLDKRFYAVFAGVRSGVVEIPLAVLGAYAVQTVSTLLPYAMGFAAGAMLFVISDEIVPETHTKGHERVATLGTIFGAIVMLYLDISLG comes from the coding sequence GTGATAGCCGACCAGTTCTCGGCCCTGTTCGGGACGAACCCGGTGGTCCACGGACTCGTCGGCGGACTGGTCATCGCCGGACTCAACCTGCTCGGGGCGTCGCTCGTGTTCGTCTGGCGGAACCCCTCCGACCGGGCGATGGACGGTGCCCTCGGCTTCGCCGCCGGCGTGATGCTCGCCGCGAGTTTCACGAGCCTCATCATCCCGGGCATCGAGACGTACTCGAACGGCAACCCGCTCCCGGTGCTGTTCGGCGTGGCGCTCGGCGCTCTGTTCTTGGACCGGTCGGACGTGCTCGTCCCGCACGCGCACTTCCTGCTCTCGGGGCGCCGGCGCGCGGACGCGGCGAACCCCGGCGATGACCTCCCGGTGGACGACGAACGACTCGCCGGCGTCGTCCTGTTTATCCTCGCCATCACGCTCCACAACATGCCCGAGGGGCTGGCCGTCGGCGTCGGCTTCGGCAGCGGGGACCTCTCGACGGCGATTCCGCTGATGCTCGCCATCGGCATCCAGAACATCCCCGAGGGGCTGGCCGTATCGGTTGCGGCCATCAACGCCGGGCTGGACAAGCGGTTCTACGCCGTCTTCGCCGGCGTTCGCTCGGGCGTGGTCGAGATTCCGCTCGCCGTCCTCGGCGCGTACGCGGTGCAGACGGTGTCGACGCTGCTCCCGTACGCGATGGGCTTCGCCGCCGGCGCCATGCTGTTCGTCATCAGCGACGAAATCGTCCCGGAGACGCACACGAAGGGCCACGAACGCGTCGCGACGCTCGGCACCATCTTCGGCGCCATCGTGATGCTCTACCTCGACATCTCGCTCGGCTGA
- a CDS encoding universal stress protein codes for MYDAILFPTDGSAGATRAFDHALELAEDQEATLHVLHVVDVLSPGASLHETIRERMVERGGSLVETLAAEGRERGVTVETAVREGDPAATIVDYASSEGVDVVVMPTHGRRELTKAVLGSVTDKVVRTGDVPVLVATFED; via the coding sequence ATGTACGACGCCATCCTCTTTCCGACCGACGGGTCTGCGGGGGCGACTCGGGCGTTCGACCACGCCCTGGAACTGGCCGAAGACCAGGAGGCGACGCTCCACGTCCTCCACGTCGTGGACGTGCTCTCGCCCGGGGCGTCCCTCCACGAGACGATACGCGAGCGCATGGTCGAGCGAGGGGGGAGCCTCGTCGAGACGCTCGCGGCGGAGGGGCGAGAGCGCGGCGTCACCGTCGAGACGGCGGTCCGCGAGGGCGACCCGGCGGCCACCATCGTCGACTACGCGTCGTCGGAGGGCGTCGACGTCGTCGTCATGCCGACGCACGGCCGCCGCGAACTGACGAAGGCGGTCCTCGGGAGCGTGACCGACAAAGTCGTCAGGACGGGCGACGTGCCGGTGCTGGTCGCCACCTTCGAGGACTGA
- a CDS encoding HVO_0649 family zinc finger protein gives MAIRSGIGDTPLDRLRGHYERTRMRCSACGHVDTEGRWTAATTGSEITYEHVCPSCRYTDRVVIET, from the coding sequence ATGGCAATCAGGAGTGGCATCGGAGACACGCCGCTGGACCGACTTCGCGGGCACTACGAGCGGACGCGAATGCGCTGTTCGGCCTGTGGACACGTCGACACCGAGGGCCGGTGGACGGCGGCGACGACGGGCAGCGAGATAACGTACGAGCACGTCTGTCCGAGCTGTCGCTACACCGACCGCGTGGTCATCGAGACCTGA
- a CDS encoding prefoldin subunit beta codes for MQGNLPPEAQEKLEELQDLQETAQQVAAQKQSAESTLTESETALDALEDIDEDTVMYREVGELLVETDYETAHDDLSEKVESLEVRVEQLQKQEERVQEQFESLQSELQQMLQGGAGGGPMGPGGAGGA; via the coding sequence ATGCAGGGTAATTTGCCGCCAGAAGCGCAGGAGAAGCTCGAAGAACTGCAGGACCTTCAGGAGACGGCACAGCAGGTGGCCGCGCAGAAGCAGTCCGCCGAGTCGACGCTCACCGAGTCCGAGACGGCACTCGACGCCCTCGAGGACATCGACGAGGACACCGTCATGTACCGCGAAGTCGGCGAACTCCTCGTCGAGACGGACTACGAGACGGCCCACGACGACCTCAGCGAGAAGGTCGAGAGCCTCGAAGTGCGCGTCGAACAGCTCCAGAAACAGGAAGAGCGCGTGCAGGAGCAGTTCGAGAGTCTCCAGAGCGAACTCCAGCAGATGCTGCAGGGCGGCGCGGGCGGCGGTCCGATGGGCCCCGGCGGCGCAGGCGGCGCGTAA
- a CDS encoding KEOPS complex subunit Pcc1 has product MDRRHDVTLAFTYPDERRARTVAESVRVEEGAIADDRSAVRVERDGRTVRVTVAAADLVALRAGVNTWTRLVGVAERVADCAA; this is encoded by the coding sequence ATGGACCGCCGACACGACGTCACCCTCGCGTTCACCTACCCCGACGAGCGACGCGCACGGACCGTCGCCGAGAGCGTCCGCGTCGAGGAGGGCGCGATAGCCGACGACCGGTCGGCCGTGCGCGTCGAACGCGACGGGCGAACCGTCCGCGTCACCGTGGCCGCGGCGGACCTCGTCGCCCTCCGCGCGGGCGTGAACACGTGGACCCGTCTCGTCGGCGTCGCCGAACGCGTCGCGGACTGTGCGGCCTGA
- a CDS encoding DNA-directed RNA polymerase subunit P, translated as MSYKCSRCKRDVELDEYGGVRCPYCGHRVLLKERAPTVKEVPVE; from the coding sequence ATGAGCTACAAGTGTTCTCGGTGTAAGCGCGACGTCGAACTCGACGAGTACGGCGGCGTGCGGTGTCCCTACTGCGGCCACCGTGTGCTCCTGAAGGAGCGCGCACCGACCGTCAAGGAAGTCCCGGTCGAATAG